Proteins co-encoded in one Candidatus Kapaibacterium sp. genomic window:
- the gcvT gene encoding glycine cleavage system aminomethyltransferase GcvT, with translation MQEQQTVTAKRTIFYDLHRRLGAKMGLFAGFEMPIQYPKGIVHEHMAVRQWVGVFDVSHMGEFRVWGEEALAFLQFVTVNDVSRLTPGRAQYSVMCYPDGGIVDDLLVYHCGDYYMLVVNAATTQKDFTWLQQQATQFRVELEDVSERTHLLAVQGPKSAEALQPLTELPLLELPYYHHRRAELAGVPMLISRTGYTGELGYELYFEGDQATAEHVWEELFRAGAPVGIEPAGLGARDTLRLEKGYCLYGNDIDETTNPLEAGLGWITKLDKGEFIGREALLRVKQEGLKRRLVGFRTESERAIPRPGYAIVEGQEFIGRVTSGNISPVLRCGIGMGYVPATAAEPGTRLEIVGHGGRRFAAEVVKLPFV, from the coding sequence ATGCAGGAGCAGCAGACCGTGACGGCCAAGAGGACCATCTTCTACGACCTCCACCGGAGGCTGGGCGCTAAGATGGGCCTCTTTGCCGGCTTCGAGATGCCGATCCAGTACCCGAAGGGGATCGTCCACGAGCATATGGCGGTGCGGCAGTGGGTGGGTGTCTTCGATGTCTCCCACATGGGCGAGTTCCGCGTCTGGGGCGAGGAGGCGCTGGCGTTCCTGCAGTTCGTGACGGTCAACGATGTTTCCAGGCTCACCCCCGGGCGCGCACAGTACTCGGTGATGTGCTATCCCGACGGCGGCATCGTGGACGATTTGCTCGTCTACCACTGCGGCGACTACTACATGCTGGTGGTCAACGCCGCCACGACCCAGAAGGACTTCACTTGGCTGCAGCAGCAGGCCACCCAGTTCCGGGTGGAGCTGGAGGATGTGAGTGAGCGGACGCACCTGCTGGCCGTCCAGGGACCGAAGTCAGCCGAAGCGCTGCAGCCTCTGACGGAGCTTCCCCTCTTAGAGCTGCCGTACTACCACCATCGGCGGGCAGAGCTGGCGGGAGTCCCGATGCTCATCTCGCGTACGGGCTACACCGGCGAGCTGGGCTACGAGCTCTACTTCGAAGGCGACCAAGCCACGGCGGAACACGTCTGGGAAGAGCTCTTCCGGGCTGGGGCTCCAGTTGGCATAGAACCTGCGGGGTTGGGCGCCCGAGACACGCTCCGGCTGGAGAAGGGCTACTGCCTCTACGGCAACGACATCGACGAGACCACCAACCCGCTGGAGGCGGGGCTGGGGTGGATTACGAAGTTGGACAAGGGCGAGTTCATTGGCCGAGAGGCGCTGCTTCGGGTCAAGCAGGAGGGGCTCAAGCGGCGGCTGGTGGGCTTCCGAACGGAGAGCGAGCGTGCTATCCCGCGCCCTGGCTACGCTATCGTGGAGGGACAGGAGTTCATCGGGCGGGTCACGAGCGGGAACATCTCCCCAGTGCTGCGCTGTGGCATTGGGATGGGGTACGTGCCAGCGACGGCTGCGGAACCGGGGACTCGGTTAGAGATCGTGGGGCACGGCGGACGCCGCTTTGCAGCTGAGGTGGTGAAGCTGCCCTTCGTGTAG